Proteins encoded in a region of the Dreissena polymorpha isolate Duluth1 chromosome 6, UMN_Dpol_1.0, whole genome shotgun sequence genome:
- the LOC127834781 gene encoding glutathione reductase, mitochondrial-like, protein MRLSSVLKAMAPVLKSFDYLVIGGGSGGLASARRAAEFGVKSAVVEEARWGGTCVNVGCVPKKVMFNTALHAEFIHDHKDYGFDVELKNFDWGRIKAQRDEYIRRLNGIYETNLEKSKVEKIVGHAQFTEDGCVEVNGEKISAKHILIATGGRPAMPSIPGGEHAISSDGFFDLECLPKKVVVVGAGYIAVELAGIFNALGADTSICIRYDQVLRNFDEMISSSLTEEMERAGVKVHKRTQVTKVTEEADGTLTLELNTGSKVTEVNCLLWAVGRVPNSDKIGLGKVGIKTDGQGNIEVDEFQNTSRPNVYALGDVCGRALLTPVAIAAGRRLAHRLFDGKHDLKLDYNNIPTVVFSHPPIGTIGLTQAEAEKAYGADNLKIYRTTFTPMYYAMTETKVKCSMKLVCLLPDEKVIGLHMLGQGCDEMLQGFSVAIKMGATKRQFDDTVAIHPTSSEELVTMR, encoded by the exons ATGCGACTTTCAAGTGTTTTGAAAGCTATGGCGCCCGTGTTGAAATCTTTCGATTACCTGGTCATCGGTGGTGGTTCCGGGGGTCTAGCAAGTGCCAGAAGGGCCGCCGAATTTGGGGTCAAATCGGCGGTGGTGGAAGAGGCCAGATGGGGTGGAACGTGC GTGAACGTTGGATGCGTTCCCAAGAAGGTGATGTTTAATACGGCACTACACGCAGAGTTTATTCACGACCACAAGGACTATGGCTTTGATGTAGAATTGAAGAACTTCGACTGGGG GCGCATCAAAGCCCAGAGGGATGAGTACATCCGCCGCCTCAACGGAATCTATGAGACAAACCTTGAGAAG TCTAAGGTGGAGAAGATTGTTGGGCATGCGCAGTTCACAGAAGACGGCTGCGTGGAGGTGAACGGGGAGAAGATATCCGCCAAGCACATCCTGATTGCAACTGGAGGGCGCCCGGCCATGCCGTCGATTCCAG GTGGCGAACACGCTATTTCCAGTGACGGTTTCTTTGATCTGGAATGCCTACCAAA aaaggtggtggtggtgggtgcgGGATATATCGCAGTGGAGCTTGCTGGAATCTTCAACGCGCTCGGTGCAGACACATCCATATGTATCCGCTATGATCAG GTGCTTCGAAACTTTGATGAGATGATAAGCAGCTCTTTAACGGAAGAAATGGAGAGAGCGGGCGTCAAAGTGCACAAACGAACACAG GTAACCAAGGTAACGGAGGAGGCTGACGGGACCTTGACCCTTGAACTCAACACGGGCAGCAAGGTCACGGAAGTCAACTGTCTTCTATGGGCGGTAGGACGCGTTCCTAACTCGGATAAAATAGGCCTGGGCAAAGTG GGCATCAAGACGGACGGCCAGGGCAACATCGAAGTCGACGAGTTCCAGAACACGTCCCGACCCAACGTGTACGCCCTAGGGGACGTGTGCGGCCGCGCCCTCCTCACGCCGG TTGCCATAGCAGCCGGCAGACGCCTGGCGCACCGTCTGTTCGACGGGAAACACGATCTTAAACTGGACTACAACAACATCCCCACCGTGGTCTTCTCGCATCCTCCAATAGGCACCATCGGACTCACACAAG CCGAGGCGGAGAAGGCGTACGGAGCGGACAATCTGAAGATTTACCGGACAACGTTCACCCCGATGTACTACGCCATGACCGAGACCAAGGTCAAGTGCAGCATGAAGCTCGTATGTCTGCTGCCCGATGAGAAG GTTATCGGCCTTCACATGCTAGGTCAGGGCTGTGACGAGATGCTGCAAGGATTCTCAGTGGCCATCAAAATGGGCGCCACCAAGCGGCAGTTCGACGACACCGTCGCCATACACCCCACCTCGAGCGAGGAGCTCGTCACCATGAGATAG